Within the Pirellulales bacterium genome, the region AAGCTCGCCGCCGAGCACAGTCAGCCGTGGCGCGACCTGGGAGTCAGCATCCTGCACCGGCTGGTGATCGACACCCTGCTCTCGGGCAAGGACCTGCCGAAGCCGCGCTACGTCCACCTGGTCGAGGAAGTGGTCGAAGGGATCGAGTCGGGCGAATTCCCGCTCGCGGCTTTGGTGATGCCGGCTACGGTCGGCGACATCCAGACGATCTCGAAGCACCAGGAGCGGATGCCCGCCAAGAGCACCTACTTCTACCCGAAGCTGCTCAGCGGCCTGGTGATCAATCCGCTGGAGTAGCGCTCGATTTGTCCGTAAAGCGCCCGTTCCACGTGAAACGCGCAGACATGAGGCTGCTGAACACGCACTTTACGCGTTTCACGTAAAACACAGAGACTAAGGCGAATGCGAAGTTTCACGTGAAACGTTGTCGCGGCGGGATATGCTTATTCGTCTGCGACGAAAAAGCATGGCACAATGGCCCGCAAAGGTCCGCATCTGGGCCGGGTGGCACGGGACAACTTGTTGTCCGTGCGCCGCTAGGCGCCAAGGTGGCCGAGTCGCCGACGGAATGACATGGCCATCGCATCGGGATCTCGGAGCGCCTGACGGCGCCCCGACAACAAGTTGTCGGGGCCACTTCTTAGCGAACCAAAAGTCGCCCCCCGCGTGCTTAGCCGGCGCTCCTCCTCGACAGTCGGGTTGGCCTATCACCCTAAGCCGGCCCGCGATTAGAATCCCGCGCCCCTCGCAATCGCGGCCGGAGCTGCGCGCGCAGCGGGGCCAGATCGGGAGACGGACCGTGGGCCGGATTCTGTGTGTCGCCAATCAGAAAGGGGGCGTCGGCAAGACGACCACCGCCATCAACCTGGCGGTAGCGCTCGCCAAAAGCGGCGCGCGCACCTTGCTGATCGATCTCGACCCGCAGTGCAACGCCACGAGCGGCGTGGGCTGCGAGCCGACCGAACGGCACCCGTTGGTTTCTACGTCGCCTTTGCAAGAATCGCTGCGCCCGGCGGCGGTCGACGGTCTGGAGGTTTTGCCCGGCAGCCGCAACTTTCAAGACATCGAACAGCTCAGCACGCAGAGCGAAAGCCAGGCGGCGACGCTGCGCCAGCACCTGGCCGGCGGTCTGACCAGCTACGACTTCGTGCTGGTCGATTGTCCTCCCTCGTTGGGCCAATTGACCCGAACGGCCCTGGCCGCCTCGACCGAGGTGCTGATGCCGATCCAATGCGAGTACTTCGCGATGGAGGGGCTGACGCAGATGATCGAGGTAATTCGCGATGTGATGAGCCGCCCGCCGAATCGTCTTCAGTTTGGGGGCATCTTATTGACGATGTATGACCACGCGTTGGAGTTGACGCACGAGGTCGATCACGAGGTGCGCGATTTCTTTGGCGAGATCGTGTTTCGCACCGTGATCCCTCGGGATGTGGCCGTCGCCGAAGCCCCCAGCCATGGGCAGTCCGTTCTGGACTACTGCCCGCGGTCGCGCGGAGCCTGGGCGTACGCCGAACTGTGCATGGAGGTACTCGAGCGTGAATAAGGAACGACGATTAGGACGCGGCTTGGAAGCACTTTTGGGTCGCCCGGCGGATAGTTATGCCCCGCGCGAGGCATCCGTCGGCGGCGCTGCCAGCAGCCCGGCGAGCGGGCCGGTCGAAGCGGGCCTGGTGAACGTCAGCGTCTATGAAATCGATCGCAATCCTTACCAGCCGCGGCGCGATTTCGATGACGCCGAGATCGGCTCGCTAGCTGATAGCATCCAGGAACACGGCCTCCTGCAACCGATCGTGGTGCGCCGCCAGGGCGAGCGCTACCAGCTCGTGGCGGGCGAGCGCCGGTTGCGCGCGGCAATCAAAGCCGGACTCGGCGAGGTCGCGGTGCAAGTGCGCAACGTCGACGATCGGCTGGCCGCCGAGATCGCGATCGTCGAGAACCTGCAGCGCAAGGATCTTAACGCGCTGGAAAAGGGCGCCTCGTTCCACGAGTACTTGGAGCGTTACGGTTGCACGCAGGAAGAGTTGGCCAAGCGCTTGAAGATCGACCGCTCGACCGTGGCCAATCTGATCCGCTTGTTGGAGCTACCCGACGACGTGCAATCGGCGCTACGCACAGGCGCGATCAGCCAGGGCCATGCCCGGGCGCTCTTGGCACTCGACAACGAACGCGAGCAGGTCGAGTTTTGCACGCGCATCCAGCGCGAAGGACTGAGCGTGCGCAGCGTCGAGGACCTGGTGCAGCAAACGGTGCAAGCGGCCGACGCGCCGCAGCCGTTGCGACTGGTGACCGGCGAGCCCGAATCAAGGCCCGCGCGGAAGAGCCGCAGCCAACACCTGGCCTCGCTCGAACAGCAGTTCCGCGCGGCGCTCGGCGCGAAGGTCGACATCCGCGAATCGGCCAAGGGACGCGGCCGGATCGTGATTCACTTCAAGAGCCACGAAGAATTCGACCGCCTGCAGGAATACCTGTGCGACGGCGGGCACGGCGCGCAGAGCCAGGTGGGGTGAGCACCCTCGCCCCCCCGGCAGCGCATTTTGGAACCACGCGCATCGGCTTCGATGCGCGTTTTTTTTGCGCGCCTCGATCCGTACTTCGAGACCACATAAAACAGCGCTCGGGTTACAGCATGCTGTGTGACGACTAGGGCGGGATCGCTTCGGGTCGATCAATTTTCTTGCACGGCCGTTGACATATTCCATTATGGGAATATAATCCGGACATGCCTCGCGAAACTGCGGCCAAAGACGTGTTTCAAGCGGATGTATTCCGAGCCGTTGCCCGGGCCGAAGCCCGGGCATCGATCGTCGCGAAAACGTCCAAACGCGTTTCTTCAAAGTCCCCCCGATCAGAAAGGATCACCATGAGCGCGATGATTCCTGCCCAGCAGTCGTCGGAAACGTTCGAAATTCAGAAGTCGCTCGACATCGCGGCGCCGATCGAGATCGCCTTCGAGGCGCTGCTCGAAGAGATCGGGCCCGAGTCGCAGATGATGGATGGTACGCCGATGCCGCTCAAGCTCGAGGCCTGGCCCGGCGGACGCTGGTTTCGCGACCTGGGGAACAACACCGGACACTTATGGGGACACGTGCAAGTGATCAAGCCGCCCGCGCTTCTCGAGATCTGCGGCCCGCTGATGATGTCGTATCCGGCGGTGAATCACGTCCAGTACCGCCTCACCGCGAAAGACTCCGGCACACACCTGGCCTTCACGCATCGTGGCATGGGCTTGATCCAGCCTGACCATTTGGATGGCATGCCGCGCGGTTGGGAACATTGGGCCAACAAGATCCGCGAGCGTGCCGAGCGGAAAGCTGCGCAGCGCAAAAAGTAGGCAGCGATTGCTCACAAGAACGTCGCGTCGCAAACGGAGCAACTTTCAGCAAGGAGTCGAACGGATGAGCACTACCACGGCCTCGAAAATCGTTTCGCCAGAAGAATGGCTGCGCGCCCGCCAGGCGCTGTTGGTCAAAGAGAAAGAGCTGACGCACTTGAGCGATGATCTCGCGCGCCAACGTCAGAAATTGCCCCGCGTGCGCATCGAAAAGGAGTACGTCTTCACCGGACCGGCGGGCAAAGTAACGCTTGCCGACCTGTTCGCCGGCCGCAGCCAATTGGCGACTTATCATTTCATGTTCGGCCCCGACTGGGAAGAAGGCTGCCCTGGCTGTTCTTACCTGATGGATCACTTAGACGGCACGATCGCGCATCTGACCGCGCGCGACGTCACACTGGTCGCGATTTCGCGCGGGCCCTTGGAAAAGCTGCTGGCATTTCGCAAGCGTATGGGCTGGCACTTCCCTTGGTATTCGTCGGCCGGCAGTGACTTCAATCGCGACTTCCACGTGTCGTTCGCGCCGAGCGAAGTCAAGAACGGTGAAAAGCTCTACAACTTCGGCACCACGCCTGCGCACGGCGAGGAAAACCCGGGCTTGAGCTACTTCGAAAAAGACTCAAGCGGCACGGTGTATCACACCTACTCGACGTATGGCCGGGGACTCGACGCATTGGTCGGAACCTACGTCGTGCTCGATCGGGCACCCAAGGGGCGCGACGAGGATAATCTCGACAGCCCCATGTCGTGGGTGCGGCATCATGACAAGTATGCGCCGACCGTTCACGAGATCGGATCATGCTCCCACTAACGACACTTCCGACGGGCGGCGGGCAGCCTGCGGCGCCGTGCGAAAGCGCTCGATGTGGCTGCGCCGCGCGGACGCCGCGGCGTGGTTGGGAAATTGCCGCCGGCGCTCTGTCGCTGGGCATTTGGGCGATTGTGCCCAAGTGCCCTATATGCCTGGCCGCGCACGTCGCGCTGTGGTCGGGGCTGGGGCTGTCGTTCGCCGCCGCCACGCTCGTGCGCTGGTCGCTTCTCGGCGTTAGCGCCGCGCTGCTCGCCGGCGCGCTTCTTCTCAGCTGGCGGCGCCTGGGGGCACTTCGCTGAAGCGCCCGAGCCTATTGGACGCCTGGCGGAAAAATAATTCGAGCGTTGACAGGGGCAAAATTCGCCCCTATATTTAACCGAAGAGTTAATTAACTAAATGGTACGATTCGCATGCAGGATCGATTGAGCCGAACCTTCGCCGCACTCGCCGACCCCACGCGCCGCGCCCTGTTGGCGCGGCTGTCGCAGGGCGAGGCCAGCGTATCGGAATTGGCCAAACCGTTTCTCAAAAGCATGAGCCTGCCAGGCGTGACCAAGCACTTGCGGGTACTGGAGAAGGCCGGCCTGGTCACCAAGGGGCGCGACGCGCAGTGGCGCCCCTGCAAGCTCAACGGCGAGCCGCTCAAGGATGCCGCCGACTGGATGGAGCAGTACCGCAAGTTCTGGGAAGAAAGTCTGGATCGTCTGGGTGACTATTTGAAAACCGTCATGGCGCAGCAACAGCCGAAAGGGAAAAAGAATGGCCGCAAAAAGTAACTCCCGCGACATCAACATCATCCGCGTTTACGATGCGCCGGTGGCGCTCGTATGGGATGCCTGGACCGATCCCGCGCAGGTGGCGCAGTGGTGGGGTCCGCGCGGCTTCACCCTCACCACGCACAGCAAGGATCTGCGCGTTGGCGGCCATTGGAACTACACCATGCACGGCCCCGACGGCACCGATTACGAGAACACGACGCTTTACCACGAAGTGGAGGAGCACGCCAAACTGGTTTACGACCATGGCGGACACAAAGATCGGCCGCCGTTGTTTCGCGTGACGGCGCTTTTCACCGACTTGGGAGGCAAGACACGTCTGGAAATGACCATGACGCTGCCCACGCCCGAAGCCGCCGACGAGACCCGCAAGTTCATCAGGAAAGCCGGCGGCGATTCGACCTGGGATCGGCTGGCGGAATACGTCGAGAAGCGGCAGACGGGCAAAGAGAAGTTCGTCATCAACCGCGCGTTCGACGTGCCGCTCGACGTGATGTTCGATATGTGGTCCAAGCCTGAGCATTTGTCGAAGTGGCTACCGCCGACGGGCTTCGACATGGAGTTCGTCCGCGCCGACCTGCGCCCCGGCGGCAGCAGCTTTTACTACATGTCCGGCGCAGGTGACATGAAGATGTACGGGCACATTGATTACCGCGAAATCACGAAGCCCAATCGCCTCGTCTATACGCAGCAGTTCTGCGACGAGCACGAAAAGGTGTCGCGGCACCCGATGTCGCCCACCTGGCCGGAGACGATGCTTACGATCGTCGAGCTCACGGCCGAAGGGCCGGAGCGCACGCGCGTAACAGTGACCTGGGAGCCGGTCGGCGCCGTGTCGCGCGAAGAGCTGGAAACGTTCATCAATGCCAGGGCCGGCATGACGCAAGGCTGGACCGGCTCGTTCGACAAGCTGGAAGAGTACGCGGCCAACAAGTAAGCATGCCCGCGGCTTTCAAGTCGACACCTCGGCGCGCGGGTGCGTGCGTCGAGGTGTCGGCGCTTTTGGCTCACGGCAGAACGCGCCTCACGCCCCCTTGGGCACCAGCCGTGCCAGGCCGAGCGTGGCCCACGAGGCGGCGGCGCAATTGATCGGCGTCAGCAGCTTCGAGCTGCCGG harbors:
- a CDS encoding ParA family protein; this translates as MGRILCVANQKGGVGKTTTAINLAVALAKSGARTLLIDLDPQCNATSGVGCEPTERHPLVSTSPLQESLRPAAVDGLEVLPGSRNFQDIEQLSTQSESQAATLRQHLAGGLTSYDFVLVDCPPSLGQLTRTALAASTEVLMPIQCEYFAMEGLTQMIEVIRDVMSRPPNRLQFGGILLTMYDHALELTHEVDHEVRDFFGEIVFRTVIPRDVAVAEAPSHGQSVLDYCPRSRGAWAYAELCMEVLERE
- a CDS encoding ParB/RepB/Spo0J family partition protein, translated to MNKERRLGRGLEALLGRPADSYAPREASVGGAASSPASGPVEAGLVNVSVYEIDRNPYQPRRDFDDAEIGSLADSIQEHGLLQPIVVRRQGERYQLVAGERRLRAAIKAGLGEVAVQVRNVDDRLAAEIAIVENLQRKDLNALEKGASFHEYLERYGCTQEELAKRLKIDRSTVANLIRLLELPDDVQSALRTGAISQGHARALLALDNEREQVEFCTRIQREGLSVRSVEDLVQQTVQAADAPQPLRLVTGEPESRPARKSRSQHLASLEQQFRAALGAKVDIRESAKGRGRIVIHFKSHEEFDRLQEYLCDGGHGAQSQVG
- a CDS encoding SRPBCC domain-containing protein, yielding MSAMIPAQQSSETFEIQKSLDIAAPIEIAFEALLEEIGPESQMMDGTPMPLKLEAWPGGRWFRDLGNNTGHLWGHVQVIKPPALLEICGPLMMSYPAVNHVQYRLTAKDSGTHLAFTHRGMGLIQPDHLDGMPRGWEHWANKIRERAERKAAQRKK
- a CDS encoding thioredoxin family protein is translated as MSTTTASKIVSPEEWLRARQALLVKEKELTHLSDDLARQRQKLPRVRIEKEYVFTGPAGKVTLADLFAGRSQLATYHFMFGPDWEEGCPGCSYLMDHLDGTIAHLTARDVTLVAISRGPLEKLLAFRKRMGWHFPWYSSAGSDFNRDFHVSFAPSEVKNGEKLYNFGTTPAHGEENPGLSYFEKDSSGTVYHTYSTYGRGLDALVGTYVVLDRAPKGRDEDNLDSPMSWVRHHDKYAPTVHEIGSCSH
- a CDS encoding metalloregulator ArsR/SmtB family transcription factor, with product MSRTFAALADPTRRALLARLSQGEASVSELAKPFLKSMSLPGVTKHLRVLEKAGLVTKGRDAQWRPCKLNGEPLKDAADWMEQYRKFWEESLDRLGDYLKTVMAQQQPKGKKNGRKK
- a CDS encoding SRPBCC family protein codes for the protein MAAKSNSRDINIIRVYDAPVALVWDAWTDPAQVAQWWGPRGFTLTTHSKDLRVGGHWNYTMHGPDGTDYENTTLYHEVEEHAKLVYDHGGHKDRPPLFRVTALFTDLGGKTRLEMTMTLPTPEAADETRKFIRKAGGDSTWDRLAEYVEKRQTGKEKFVINRAFDVPLDVMFDMWSKPEHLSKWLPPTGFDMEFVRADLRPGGSSFYYMSGAGDMKMYGHIDYREITKPNRLVYTQQFCDEHEKVSRHPMSPTWPETMLTIVELTAEGPERTRVTVTWEPVGAVSREELETFINARAGMTQGWTGSFDKLEEYAANK